One Nocardioides dongkuii genomic window, CCCCGCCCGCCCTCGTCGCCCTGGTGGCCCCGGTCCTGCTCATGGCACCACTCCATCACGCGGCACCGACAAGGACGGGCCGACCTGCCACGATGACGCCATGAGCACCGGCCGCACCGTCGCGATCCTGGCCTTCGACGACATGGAGGTCCTGGACTTCGCGGGCCCCTACGAGGTCTTCAACGTCGCCGGCGAGCTCGGCGAGGGGGCGCCGTTCTCGGTGTTCTCCGTCGGGACCACCGGGGAGCCCGTGGTGGGACGGGGCGGCTTCACCGTCGTGCCCATGTGGTCCCTCGACGACGCGCCGGCGTCCGACCTGCTCGTGGTGCCGGGCGGCGCCGGGGCCCGCCGCCTCCTCGACGACGAGCGGCTGCTGGCCTGGGTCCGCGAGCGGGCCGCGGAGGTCGAGCTGCTGATGTCGGTGTGCACCGGCGCGCTGGTGCTCGGCGCGGCGGGGTTGCTGCGCGGGCTCCCCGCGACCACCCACCACGACGCGTACGACGAGCTCGCGACCCTCTCCCCCAGCACCGAGGTACGGCGCGGCCAGCGCTTCGTGCGGTCCTCGGAGAGGGTGCTGACCTCGGCCGGCGTCTCGGCCGGGATCGACGCCGCGCTGCACGCCGTCGAGGTGCTGGCGAGCCCTCGTACGAGGGACGTCACGGTCACCGAGATGGAGTGGGGCTGGCGGTCCTGAATCCGCGCCACGCCGCCAAATGGCGTACGGTCACGGCCGGACCGCGCCCCAACCGGGTACCGGACCGCAACACATCACTCACCAGGAGGACCCCGATGAACAAGACCGAGCTGCGCGACGCCATCGCCAAGGAGGCCGGGCTCACGAACGCCGAGGCCGACCGGGCGCTCGACGCCACCCTGTCCGCGATCACCCAGGCCGTCGCCTCCGGCGACAAGGTCTCGCTGACCGGCTTCGGCACCTTCGAGGCACGCGAGCGCTCCGCGCGCACGGGCCGCAACCCGCAGACCGGTGCGGAGATCCAGATCGCCGCCAGCACCGCGCCCGCCTTCAAGGCCGGCTCGGCGTTCAAGCAGGCCGTCGCCGGCAAGTGACCTTGCCGTGACGCCGCGGACGTCGTGCACTGCACGACGTCCGCGGCGGCCCAGCCCCGGCCCCGCTGGGCGCGAGAGCTTCATCGGCCGGCCGACGAACCTCTCGCCTGGACGACGAAGGTTCATCGTCCAGGCACCAGGTTCATCGGCCGGCCGATGAACCTTTCCCCGCCGCCTCAGCCCAGGTCGACGATCGCGGCGACCGGGCCCCCGCCGTCCGGCCCCTGGTGGGCCGCGGAGACCGAGACGAAGACCGCCGGGTCGCCGGTGACCGCCGCGGCCACGCCGCCGACGGCGGCCTTGATCTGGCGGTGCCAGTGCACGTCGGAGTCGTCGAGCATCGCGTTGCGGCGGCCCCGGACGGTGCCGTCCTGCGAGGCCTCGCACTTGAGGAACAAGTTGACCACCCGCCCGTCGAGGTCGGTGGGGTGCGGCCGCTCGGGCAGCTCGAGGCCCGCGACCCGGATCGCCTCCCACAGGCCGTCCTGGTCGAGCGCGTCGCGCATCACGGAGTGGCCGATCCGGTAGCGGCCGCCGACGCCCGTGGCGTTGCCGACCACGACCACCTGCGCGCGGTCGAGCTCGACGCCCGACGAGCAGGATGCGACCGCGGAGTACAGCGACCGGTCGCGCAGCACCTGCTCGTCCGTGGGCATCTCGATCTCGCCGAGCGCCACGGCGATGCCGAGCGCCGTGCCGCCGTTCGAGACGTCCATCGAGTAGAGGGTGTCCTCGGTGAACACGTCCTCGCCGCGCGACTTGGCGTCAGCGATCGTGCTCAGCGTGAGCAGCGGGGTCTTCGTCTGCACGTAGTGCACGTCGGCGGGGTCGCTGATCCCGGCCCGCTCCATCGCGACCCGGACGGCGTCGGCGACCTTGGTGATCATCCCCGTGCGGCCGATCTCCTCGGGCAGCAGCACCTCGCTCATCGCGAAGCCCACGGTCAGCCGGGGCTCGTCGGTGGGCTCGTAGGTGCCGTCGGGGACGGTGGCGAAGACGGTGGCGTGCGGGCTGATCACGCCGTCGGTGCCGCCCGACCAGACGATCGGCACGTGCGCGACCTGCTCGGGGTCCGCGCCCTTCTCGACCAGCACCTCGCGGAAGGCGCGGTCGGCGATGATCCGGGTGTAGTCGTTGACCCCGCCGTTGCCCTCGGTCTTCCCGATGATCGCCACGACGCGTGCGGCCTCCATGACGCCGTCGTCGATCAGCCTCGCGAGCTCGCCGGCGTCGGCGACGGAGTGGATCGGGACTTTGCGGACTTCGATGGCGCTGGGCATCAGGGCTTCCTCTCGGGTACGACGACGGTGCCGGCGGCGCCGTCGAGGGCATCGGTGATGTGCCGCAGGTCGGTGATCACGGCCCGCTCGCCGCCCTGCTCGACGAAGCGGCAGGCCGCCTCGACCTTGGGGCCCATCGAGCCGCCGGCGAAGTGACCCTCCGCGGCGTACGCCCGCATCGCGGCGGTGGTGACCTGCCCGACCGGCCGGGCAGCGGGCGTGCCGTGGCCGAGCACGGCGTTCGGGACGTCGGTGGCGACGACCAGCACCCCGGCGCCCAGGCCGTGCGCGAGCACGGCCGCGCCCAGGTCCTTGTCGATCACCGCCTCGACGCCGCGCAGCCGGCCGTCCTCGTCGGCGACGACCGGGATCCCGCCGCCGCCGTTCGCGACGGTGACGAACCCGGCCGCGACCAGCGCCGCGATCGCCTCGAGGTCGACCACCTCGAGCGGCTCCGGGGACGCGACGACGCGCCGCCAGCCCCGCTCCCCGCGGTCCTCCCAGGTCTCGCCGTGCTCGACGAGGACCTGCGCCTCCGCGGCCGGCAGGTAGCGCCCGACCGGCTTGGACGGGCGCGCGAACCCGGGGTCGTCGGAGGCCACGAGGGTGCGGGTGACCACGGCCGCCGTACGCCGGTCGACGCCGCGCTCGTGCAGGGCCGCGTCGAGCGCGTTCATCAGGACGAACCCGAGCGTCGCCTGGGTCTGGGCACCGCACCAGTCGAGCGGCACCGGCGGCACGACCGCGGCGGCCACCTCGTTCTTGACCAGCAGGTTGCCCACCTGCGGGCCGTTGCCGTGGGTGAGCACCACGTCGACGCCGCGCGCGACCAGGTCGGCGACCGCGTCGGCCGCGACGGCCGCGGCGGCGATCTGGTCGCCCGGGCGGACCCGGCCCTCCGCGCTGGCCATGGCGTTGCCGCCGAGCGCGAGCAGGACCCTCATGCGACGAACCTAGTGAGCGCCCCGGGGCCGGACACTGGCAGAAGTTGCCGACAAACCGCGCGTCCCTCAGCGGCCCCCGGCGACCCGCAGCGTCGTCCCGGTGACGTACGACGCGGCGTCGCTGAGCGCGAACGCCACCACCGCCGCGACCTCCTCGGGCTCCCCCGCACGGCCGAGCGGCACCAGCGGCCCGACCCGGTCGAGCCGGCCGGGCTCGCCGGCGTCCTCGTGGATCCGGGTCCGGACGATGCCCGGCGCGACCCCGACGACCCGGACCCCGTCGGCCGCGACCTCCTGGGCGAGGCCGAGTGTGAGGGCGTCGACGCCGGCCTTCGCGGCGGCGTACTGGACGTACTCCCCCGGCGAGCCCAGCGTCGCGGCGCCGGAGCTGATGTTGACCAACACCCCGCCGGCGCCGCCGTACGACCGGCCGAGCGCGCGGACCGCCGCACGCGCGACCAGCAGGGCCGAGGTGAGGTTGAGGTCGACCGTGCGCCGGACGACCTCGACCGGGGTCTCCGCGAGCGGCCCGAGGTGGAGGGTCGCGCCGGCGTTGTTCACGACACCGGCGAGCGGCCGCGCGGCCGCGGCGAAGAGCGTGTCGACGGCGTCCGGGTCGGTGAGGTCGCCGGGCACCAGGACGGCCGTGGCGCCGAGCGCGGCGACCTCGTCGGCGCACGCGGTCGCCGCGTCGGCGTCGGAGTGGTAGCCGAGCACCAGGTCGTGCCCGTCGGCAGCGAGCCGGAGGGCCACCGCCCGGCCGATGCCGCGGGTGCCGCCGGTGACGAGGGTGAGGGGACGGAGGTGAGGGCGCACCCGACGATCAGAACACGACGGGCGCCTCTAGTCGTCGAACGGCAGGCCCCACCACCTGCTGAGCGGAAGGACGACGACGAGCTCCAGCACGAAGGCCACGGCCAGCGTCGCTCCCACCGTCGACGCGACGTCGGCCAGCCCGGGAGAGCCGTGGGCGAGCGAGAACAGCAGCACGACGGACAGCGGCAGGAGGAACTGGACGAGCAGGCCCACGGCGACGAGGGCGACGACAGCGACGGCGGCGACCGCGACCAGGAGCACCGAGCTCAGGTCCCAGCGTCCGTCCTCACCACTGTCCTCCTCGCTCGTCCCGAGCTCCCGTTCGCCCTCGGCATCGGCATCGGCCTCGACCTCGACCTCGATGGTGGCGGGCACCTTCGTCCGACGCCAGAGCCAGAGAGCACCCAGGACGGCGGCGGTCACGACCGTCACGAGCGTTGCGTCCCCCCGGTTCCACTCGAGGATCCATCGGCCGGAGAGGAAGACCGCAGCGGACGTCGGCACGGCGAGGCTCAGCACCTCCAACGTCACCTTGCGTCGCACCTGCCTGCGCCGGTCGAGCACGTCGGCTCCTCCTGCTCGTTGCCGCCGGAGCACATCCGTCCCGGCTCCGACCAGGACGAGGGAGGCTACCGGCCCCCGGGGACCTCGGAGGCAGGATTACGGGGAAGACGTCTGATCCTCCGGACAGCCCGGACACGACGAACGGCCGGCACCCCGAGGGGTGCCGGCCGTCCGCAGGTGGTGCGTCAGGTCAGCGGATCCGGACCTGCAACCGGGCCTTGCTGGCCTTCACCTGGTCGGAGCCGGCGTACGTGGCCACGATCTTGTGCTTGCCCTTGCTCAGGCGCAGGGTCACGGTCTTGGACTTCCCGGACGACACCTTGACCACCCTGGCGGTCTTGCCGTTGTCCGAGAGGACCACGGTCCCGCGGGTGGCCAGGTCCGGCACCTTGAAGGTGATGGTGACCTTCGCCTTGCCCTGGCCCTTCTTGACCTTGCCGACCTGCTTCACCGTCAGCTGCAGCGACGACGCCGCCTTGGCCGGCTGC contains:
- a CDS encoding DJ-1/PfpI family protein produces the protein MSTGRTVAILAFDDMEVLDFAGPYEVFNVAGELGEGAPFSVFSVGTTGEPVVGRGGFTVVPMWSLDDAPASDLLVVPGGAGARRLLDDERLLAWVRERAAEVELLMSVCTGALVLGAAGLLRGLPATTHHDAYDELATLSPSTEVRRGQRFVRSSERVLTSAGVSAGIDAALHAVEVLASPRTRDVTVTEMEWGWRS
- a CDS encoding HU family DNA-binding protein; the protein is MNKTELRDAIAKEAGLTNAEADRALDATLSAITQAVASGDKVSLTGFGTFEARERSARTGRNPQTGAEIQIAASTAPAFKAGSAFKQAVAGK
- a CDS encoding ring-opening amidohydrolase, whose translation is MPSAIEVRKVPIHSVADAGELARLIDDGVMEAARVVAIIGKTEGNGGVNDYTRIIADRAFREVLVEKGADPEQVAHVPIVWSGGTDGVISPHATVFATVPDGTYEPTDEPRLTVGFAMSEVLLPEEIGRTGMITKVADAVRVAMERAGISDPADVHYVQTKTPLLTLSTIADAKSRGEDVFTEDTLYSMDVSNGGTALGIAVALGEIEMPTDEQVLRDRSLYSAVASCSSGVELDRAQVVVVGNATGVGGRYRIGHSVMRDALDQDGLWEAIRVAGLELPERPHPTDLDGRVVNLFLKCEASQDGTVRGRRNAMLDDSDVHWHRQIKAAVGGVAAAVTGDPAVFVSVSAAHQGPDGGGPVAAIVDLG
- a CDS encoding carbamate kinase — protein: MRVLLALGGNAMASAEGRVRPGDQIAAAAVAADAVADLVARGVDVVLTHGNGPQVGNLLVKNEVAAAVVPPVPLDWCGAQTQATLGFVLMNALDAALHERGVDRRTAAVVTRTLVASDDPGFARPSKPVGRYLPAAEAQVLVEHGETWEDRGERGWRRVVASPEPLEVVDLEAIAALVAAGFVTVANGGGGIPVVADEDGRLRGVEAVIDKDLGAAVLAHGLGAGVLVVATDVPNAVLGHGTPAARPVGQVTTAAMRAYAAEGHFAGGSMGPKVEAACRFVEQGGERAVITDLRHITDALDGAAGTVVVPERKP
- a CDS encoding SDR family oxidoreductase yields the protein MRPHLRPLTLVTGGTRGIGRAVALRLAADGHDLVLGYHSDADAATACADEVAALGATAVLVPGDLTDPDAVDTLFAAAARPLAGVVNNAGATLHLGPLAETPVEVVRRTVDLNLTSALLVARAAVRALGRSYGGAGGVLVNISSGAATLGSPGEYVQYAAAKAGVDALTLGLAQEVAADGVRVVGVAPGIVRTRIHEDAGEPGRLDRVGPLVPLGRAGEPEEVAAVVAFALSDAASYVTGTTLRVAGGR